The Odocoileus virginianus isolate 20LAN1187 ecotype Illinois unplaced genomic scaffold, Ovbor_1.2 Unplaced_Contig_94, whole genome shotgun sequence genome contains the following window.
ttttatgCCTCAACTGAGTTACTAGAGAAGATTctgataagaaagaaaataacagaccAGATGAATTAGTACTGGGAAGGATGTTATTGGGTACATGCTGCTGTCTCTATTGTTCCCCGCTGAGGACAGGTATAGTGACTGCTACTATAGGGCACTGATTTGATCATGTGTTTTGTAAATGAGAACAGTTGTGtggttaacttttaaaatgctacATAATCATTCTCAAGAATATAATAGGTGTCAAAATACTGGTTATTTGAAACAGGCTATGTTTGCTGCTTGGAGAACATAAAAGTGATGTCCAGATGGCAAGTCATGAATGTTGAAGATGTGGGAATATAGAGTCTTCtttgtgagaaaaaaatgcatttgagttaAACAAATACCTCCTCATAAAACGGGAAAGACTTCAGCAAGGTTAGTTCTGAAACTTACATTTTGGATATGGGCAATAGGAGAAATAATGGAACATGAATTTTTGCATTTGCACAAAACTGAAGAGAAGCATATGGACTTAGACCAAGGATTTGTGGACGCCTCAACCTACATTTAATACAGAGAACTGCTTAATAAACttcaacatttattcattttttcatgaATTTCTACATTATTTCAGTTGCTCTATTTACTATACTCTTTTATCCAAagccttccccccaccccgacGCATATGCCACTAACCTCATTAACATTCCTATTACTTGATGTAAACATTGAACAGTGAAATGTTTCCATCTAATGCAAGTTGAAGCATGATATATCTGTAATAAATGGCCAGAAAAAATTATACTTCACAGACAGAGTTCGTTCtgttgggattaacagacacattGGAGCTACAGATTAtcctcttttgccttttttctgtGATTTATACGCTTACATTTGTGGGGAATGTTGGGATGATCTTCTTAATCAGAATGGATTTCCAACTTCACACacccatgtatttcttcctggctAACCTGTCCTTTGTGGATGTTTGTTATTCATCCACCATCACTCCAAAGATGCTAGTAGATTTATTATCAGAGAAGAAAACCATCTCCTTTGCTGGCTGCTTTCTGCAGATGTATTTCTTTATAGCCTTGGCCACAACTGAATGCATCCTTTTTGGGTtaatggcctatgaccgctatgtggccatatGCAACCCTCTCCTTTACGCCTTGATCATGTCCAGGACGGTCTGCCTGAAAATGGCCGCAGGGGCTTTTACAGCCGGTCTGGTGAACTCCATGGTAAACACCAGTTATGTGAGCAGCTTGCCATTCTGCAGTTCCAACGTCATCCATCACTTCTTCTGTGACAGCCCCCCACTTTTTAAGCTCTCCTGTTCTGACACACGCCTGCATGAAAGCATCTTTTCCACATTCGCTGGTGTGAATATGGTTGGGGCTCTGCTGGTGACCCTCACCTCCTACTGCtacattctcttctccatcttcCGCGTGCACGCAGGGGCGGGGAGGCGCAAAGCGTTCTCCACGTGTGCGTCTCACCTGACAGCCGTCATCCTCTTCTATTCCACCTCCATCTACACTTATCTCAGACCTACTTCCAGCTACTCCCTGACTCAGGACAAAGTGGCTTCCGTGTTCTACACAGTGGTGATCCCCATGTTGAATCCTCTGATCTACAGCCTCCGGAACAGTGAAGTGAAGAAGGCTTTATGGAATGTGATTACTAGGAAAATGGTCCCTCTGTTTCTAGGATTGTTGCCTTAGTTTTCATGACTAAACAGAGCATGTTTTGGTGTTTTAAGGTGTGGATCAAGTTTACTGTTTTtcattagaatattttctaattaatagTGTTTTATTATTACTCACATACTTGTATCCAATTGGGTTAAAACTAACTAATATAAAATGTGTATCAgacttataaaattataaacttttcaccttattattttatatttccattgtGTCATCAAAATCTGTGCTTATTCATAAAGTAATCTTGGTTATGGAAGTGAAATTATTAAGtatttaaagacataaatgaCAGTATCACATGAAACTAGCCAAGTAAAGAACTtagaattttcagtttattttttccaatgcATACGTTTTCACCATTTATATTTTGTGATAGATTCTTATATAGCACATATgacatatttttagttttgaataGATTCCCATTTTATTTCATGGAATAATTTCCTGGGGATATGCTTAAATCAAAATTCAGGAATATCATTTTAATAGTAAACACAtcaacttttatttctcttattcctACAAACATATTCATTATAAAGAAGTTATGAATTTGTATAAAAGAATGCAATTTAGAAAACTGTTCTCTGATTAGAGTGCACCACttataataatttttcttctattgccttctttccttctcaaaaatttcctattcttttctcactttctttcttccacGTGATTGATACACTCAAAGCTACCTCACACACATTTAGCTACTCCAGAATTTAATTAGCTCTACTGATAGATGTTGACATTGAATGGATGTAACATACATATCATGGAAATCTGTCAATTAACAATAAGTAATCAAAATTAATCATAATACTAAAGCTAAGTAATAATATGAAGGTGGAATGGGAATTGGCTTATTAGAATTCTAGAGTAAAGTTAGTGGGGTTCAGGGTTTGCTAAAAAGATCAACTCACATAtaatttttgaaggaaaattCTCCATGGCCTTCCTTTGCTCTTTCTGCAAGAGTTGTGTCTGATAGAGGCTGCGATGCTCAATTCATCTGGGATGTGGCAGAACAGATCATGATCTGTCACAAAAGGTCGTTCAGGTCAAGTGTCCATGGCCCTCTGTGGTCTGAAGAACATTCAGGTAGTAATTCGTCTTGTCTCGGCACCCCTGGGCTGTGCTCTTGGTCcatgtttttcctttgttcctggAAGCCCTGAAACAAGCTCATCAGGCTGATCTCAGCAAAGATTCACTCCTTCACTAAGTGACTCACCTGCATTCCGCTGCACCAGCCAGCTGCTCTTTGGTTGGTCTCTTTCTACTTTCTCTGTCGTAGGTATTTCTGGGATCAAGATAGTTCACTGATAAATACTAATATTCTTCTCCTTCCACTAAATGCTTTACTTTCTAGTAAAACTTAGGAATAGAAACATTGTGTTGAGAATGAAATATAGTTATTCTGAGATTTGGGTGTTTTGACATATTGTATTTAGACCATGTCACTGTTCTCTAACTCAGCCTTCTACATTTAATTAATCTTGTTTAATTAAGCttgcaaatatttaaaactttgggagggtttttttttttaatgaatgaatgtgcTCCttatatctggagaaggaaacggcaagccactccagtgttcttgcctagaggattccatggacagaggagcctgctgggatgttgtccacggggtcgcacatagtcagacacaactgaagcgacttagcatgcatgcaagcattggagaaggaaatggcaacccactccagtgttcttgcctggagaatcccagggatggaggagcctggtgggctgctgtctatgggatcacagagtcagacatgactgaagtgacttaacagcagcagcagctccttatATACATTTAGACTAATTTTTAACCTGCaatttttgtaaaatgtgtttttaaaattattgtttgttctttcttattggggcttcctcatagctcagttggtaaagaatctgcctgcaatgcaggagacctgggttcagtccctgggtctggaagatcccctggagaagggaaatggcaacccactccagtgttcttgcctggagaaccccatggacagaggagcctggcgggctccagtccacggggtcacaagagtcggacacgactgagtgactaaaccgccaccacTGCCTTCATGCCTGTTTGAGCCTGTTTGCTATACTCTACACTACTTCCTGTTTGTCTAATTTTCCAAGTCCTTTATCTCATTTGAATGTTTAATGTTGCCACCTTTTCCAAATATACAGTTGTCAATACATGTTTTGCCTTATTCAACTGTTTATGAATAATTTATTCACTGAAAGTAGTGAAGTTTGAAACCTACACCTTTGGCTTTGTTTTGCTCTATATTAATTAGCGTTTAGGTCAGATAAATCAGGTTTATAATACCTGAGAATGTCACAGTTTGGAAAAGTTGGAAAAAAGTAAGTAAACAAGTTGAAAGGAATGACATAATCCATATTCAATAACCACATGGAtccaaataaataacttaaaagggGGATATTACTAAGAAACATAGCCCTGaatttaggcaaaaaaaaatgtgcagaaagtgtttgatattaatatataatgatgattttttttaatgtagtttgtTAAACAGAAATTTCACAACAGAATTTTCATGGGCC
Protein-coding sequences here:
- the LOC110129686 gene encoding olfactory receptor 5F1-like; translation: MARKNYTSQTEFVLLGLTDTLELQIILFCLFSVIYTLTFVGNVGMIFLIRMDFQLHTPMYFFLANLSFVDVCYSSTITPKMLVDLLSEKKTISFAGCFLQMYFFIALATTECILFGLMAYDRYVAICNPLLYALIMSRTVCLKMAAGAFTAGLVNSMVNTSYVSSLPFCSSNVIHHFFCDSPPLFKLSCSDTRLHESIFSTFAGVNMVGALLVTLTSYCYILFSIFRVHAGAGRRKAFSTCASHLTAVILFYSTSIYTYLRPTSSYSLTQDKVASVFYTVVIPMLNPLIYSLRNSEVKKALWNVITRKMVPLFLGLLP